Genomic DNA from Salvia miltiorrhiza cultivar Shanhuang (shh) chromosome 1, IMPLAD_Smil_shh, whole genome shotgun sequence:
ataatgaaataattaatataaaataattaattatctaacttagcttttataaaattaaatcaatcaattaacaattaatatgaaataataaatattaatacatctatgatgaacaATGATCTAAagaaggtcatgttataattgcgattaaattgaaaattgatgtatttgcCTATCTTGGAGAATTGCATCTCTCTGCACGTATTCCTCGAAGCTAGGCGGGGTTGCTCGAGCACTCTCAatcgagtcactgctagacgtCCCGTGTCCTGCGTTGTAATCTCTCTAGTGGGTAGCTCCTTCACCTTGattctccacaatcatgttgtggagaatgatgcaacacatcatGATGTCCTTGAGATGCTCGACGTACCAACTCCGCGCtggacttcgaatgattccccattGAACTTGAAgcactccaaaggcacgttcgacatcctttcgtgctgattcttgcatcttcttgaacctcgcctcctttGGATTGGTCATcatcggtggactcttgacgaagcaacgccactcagGATACATATCatcgcacaagtagtagcccattTGGTAGTTGCGCCGGTTGGCCTCAAAGATCACTGGCGCCGACGTTCCTTCTAAGACGTCGGAGAACAGAAGCGACTGGTTcagaacgttgatgtcgttgttcaaGCCTGCGACACCGAAGAAGGCttgccaaatccacaaatcgtgggatgcaaacggcctccaagatcaaggtggTCTCCCCTTGATCACCGCGTGCATATGCGACATGCCACGCCTTTGGACAATTCTTTCAtgcccaatgcatacaatcaagactcccgatCATCCCGAAAAATTCGTGTCGCGTCTCGTGCATCTGAAAAAGACGTTGGACGTCCGCCGTCGTAGGACGTCAAAGATACTCGGCATCGTATGCCCGGATGACAGCTCTGCATAATTTCTTTAGGCATATATGCCTCGTCGTGTCAACGaccttgagatactcgtcgaAAGTATCCGCACTAACGCCGGTGactaattggcggatagccagcgtgcatttctgcaaaggcgTGAGAGAGTTCCGATCCGCAGCATCATGGCTCATCCGGAAGTAACCATCTTCACCTTGCACAGCATCGACGATGCACAAGAATAGCTCCTTCTGCATCCGCAAACGACGTCGTAAAAATATTGGTCCGTACGTCGGATTCTCGtagaagtagtcttgcataagacgtacatgGGCAGCCTCACGATCACGTTAAATGTAAGACCAGTGGTGAATAACACGTTCGGGCTTCGGTTGAGAGAACATTTGAGCAATCACTTTTTTTTGGCTCCTTGATCTCATCGATGAGTTCTTGCGCAATCCCGTCGGACGAAGACGACGAAGTATCATCAAACCATTCACTTATTTTTGGAGGAGGAGAAAGAATTGTAGtagagaaaaagagaaagatTGAATGAGATAATGAATTGGAGGTGTGAATGAATATTTAGAGAGGTGAGGGgtatttgaaaaaaaagaaaaaaaagggatAAACGACTATAAAGCCGTTGGAATcataagaaagaaagaaaaagaattaatttCGGCTAAATAGCCGTtggaatttaaaattaaaaaattaattattattattattattattttggggTGCTTACGCGCTTGTAATAAACACCATCAAGACATACTCGAAATTTCGAGTAGGACTTGAGTAAGGGGGCGCCTGCAGTGGGGGTGACTCGATGGGGTGGTGACTCGAGTAAGCCCATCATgtcaccattgtggatgctctaagagcCTTTATCGTTTGATGCATCAAGTTTGATAGTTGAATTAGGCCATAAATGAAGCcttcatatattattattattattattattattattattattattattattattattattattattattattattgcggTCCATTTTATTCAGTTTGAGCCTGACGGCCCAGTTCCCGTGTGTCCCCAAGTACTTCATTACTATAGAACCAAGTCCATTACATCTTTTATAGTCCCATTGAGGAATTTTATGGATtgtgttttattattttacatCGTATTGTATGATGAAGTGAAAAAAATCAATGTCAATCTTCAGCAAGCTGAATAATTACTCTGTTACCGAAATTTATATAACGTAATATTTTATAGAAATGTTCTTAAAACTTTCgaacataaaacataaattgaAGTGATTTTTATAAAAAAGCTAAAAAATTAGGACACATCACTTTTTTTTAAGTTACAGGAGCTATCTGAATACAATCAATTATGCAACCCGCACGCAGGCGAGTCGCATGTAAGCGAGAACGTCCTGTGTGTGGGGCCATAACatcaaataatataatatacaacaaaaatacatcaccacaagacctctcacaaataagagtctttgggtgcctcacctttgccactagagcaaggcCTCATCGGCGACACATATCACTATTAATCCAATAATTTTTTCCATAATAATTGTATagatatacaataaaaattaatttcatatttatgtAAAGATCTTGAGCATATTATCACCATATTTATATCAACAAGTAcagataaaaattgaaaaacaaaCACATGATTTTTGTCATGTACTCCCTCAattcacaaaaaatattattccatttttttgttattttaagatgttcataattttttttttgaaaactttctatAGTCACTTTCTCGtataaaaatacaattaattattattattataattattttaataaaaatagtactAATAGCAGAAattcaactatttttattaaaatatgtgatttattttaaaactattttCTGTGAAGGAGGGGAaataatctatttattatatgaaaacacagtttgtagcaaaattgtaattaaagaatcaatcaaatgacatttataaaactcaacaaattccatatcccatatattttctctctcatctctcctctctttcatcatagacattcttcaattttctattctctctctctctctttctctcatattctctttttcatattttgatgatttttttaaaaaattaaattttttttataaaaaatattctatatatatcttaaattaaagatgaatgcaagatctttgatttggtatcaaataattattcaactcttttattagtattctaataaattctaataatataatttattttcctacttatcaattgaagcttttctaataagatgacataggtaatgagctaacttagaaaaaattaattttatgcatgatgagcttatgttttaaaactatatattgtgatgtgaaaactcttttttgattgtttcttcgtttcttttaatttgaatgatgtgtttattctataattttaagaaagaaaataaattttttcatcgaatagatggaaaattaaaaatgatacttttcaaaattataaaataaaattaaggatctttactgagtgattgatgtagattattttattttttaagaaaaaataatttacatttacttatattctaactatatttaatatttattttttatttatttgatacatcatttaatttatttatttttgataaattaacatgattaaataaagaaatttaaaggccgcgccataggggctcgaacccaagaccttcggttttagacattaatCCCTAATCGCTTAATCGATACACAcgctacatcgtttaattttatgcaaaactatgttcgccgtgcatcgcatgGGCGAATGTACTAGTTTGTAATGGGACGAAAGCAAAATTATGCAAAACGAATAGCAGAAATTGTGggggttttttttttgaacgGAAATTATGCAAAACGAATAGCAGAAATCGTTTAGGTGTCTCATTTGAGTGATTTTTTAGTTGTCGAGGTTTAACGGTAATCAAAGAGAAAagcaaacaaaaaataaatcggaaaaaacaaaaaaggggGTGGGGCGTAGTAGCGTCTAGCATTCGACTGTGGAACCCCATTCTTTCAATCATTTCATTTCCAAATAAATTTGTTCGATCTTCAGGAGATAAAATCTATTCTAGTTACTTGATTAATAAATTGATGCTGACTCGCAATTTCCTCTAATCTGTCCCAATTTCTAAAACGGTTATGCGtcgattttattaattttttatgttaagCGATCATTCGTTTTCGCCACGATCTTCTGATTACATATGCGGATTGATTGGGTTTTGGAGGCGATCAGCTCTGCTGTGAGTTGAATCCCGATAGCTTAATTGACAAGTTAGGGTTTCCAGATTTGGAGCTCTGGGTGCCAATCAGTCGAGGCAGAGACCTCTGCCGTCTTCTTCGGCAGGTGGATTATGGTTCTTCCTCCGCCCTAGTCATCCGCGGCCCCACTCTCTCCACTATCTTCCCGACCCTCAGATGGATTTCGTCAGCCGCCACGCCGGCGCCCCCTCCGACCACCAGCCGCCTACTCCCTCCGCCTCCTCTGCCGCCCCGCCTGAAGAGCCCGAGTATCTGGGCAGGTACACGGTCGTTAAGCACTCATGGCGCGGCCGTTACAAGAGAATTCTGTGCATTTCCAATCACTCAATTATCACTTTGGATCCAGGCACGCTGTCCGTGACTAATTCGTATGATGTCGGTAGTGATTTTGAAGGAGCTAACCCGATCATCGGGAGGGACGAGAGTTCCAGTGAGTTTAATATCAGTGTGCGGACTGATGGCCGTGGGAAATTTAAAGCGATGAAGTTTTCTTCCAAGTATAGGGCGAGTATATTGACTGAACTGCAGCGGATTAGAGGGAATAGAGTAGCCGCTGTGGGGGAGTTCCCTGTTCTTCATTTGCGAAGGCGGACCTCGGAATGGATCCCTCTTGTAAGTCTTATGAGTGGTTTCTTTTCCTGGACTTGTTTTGCTAATTGCCAGTGCCTTCTTTTTGGAGGTTCGCTATTTATTGATTTCATTTTGAGTTTCCCTTCTATTGGATGTGGACAAGTATAGCTGAACTGCgatcctttctttctttttgataATTGATATTGTCGGAGTTGGTAAAAATGGGTGAAGATGTTTACTCTGAAGTTTCTGCAATGAATCCATGATACATGTATTGCTGGGACTAGAATTGGTTGCTTTAACAAATCTTGTAATTTCAAACTTTTGGGAACAGTAGCATCAAGATATAACAAGCGGAGCTGAAATCTCCGTCTAGCAACCTTTTAGCATTACAATATTTCCTCGTCTAGTGGCTTCATTACCTTTTGATATTAAAGTGAAACCAAAACCAGGGATGATATAAAGGTTGGTAAGTATATTGAAAAATCAATTGTTCAATTGCTGGGAGTAAAGTGtgcattattattatcatcCAAATGTGAGCTGTGTATCATCCGAAGGTTGCTTTAACAAATCTTGTAATTTCAAACTTTTGGGAACAGTAGCATCAAGATATAACAAACGGAGCTGAAATCTCTGTCTACTGTCTAGCAACCTTTTAGCATTACAATATTTCCTCGTCTAGTGGCTTCATTACCTTTTGACATTAAAGCGAAACCAAAACCAGGGATGATATAAAGGTTGGTTAGTATATTGAATATCAATTGTTCAATTGCTGGGTGTAAAGTTCtgcattattattatcatcCAAATGTGAGCTGTGTATGTATCCCATCATTAGCTCTTGTACCATAGGAAACTAACTCATGTAAGGAGCAACTTTGGGAGAATTTATGCTTTCCATGGATGCTGTTAATTTATGGTGAACTCTCATCCTGGTGGCTTGAATTTTGTCTTGTGTGGAAAGATTTAGTTGGGAATGGCTTCTTAAGTTGGTGAAGCTTCATATGCTCTTATGGTAGACGATATACTCAATTTGTATTATAAGTATCTGTACTTTGAAGGAGGTATTGAACTGAGGAGCATGTATCCTGTGCTCTTCTATTGGCTTTCAATAAGTTTGCGTAGCAAAATACTTGTATTATGCCGTATGgtaccataaataaaagataggAGCATTTCTAGAGGACATTACAGGGATGACAGTTGAAATCATGTTACACTTGTTTTTGATTATTTCCTCTTATACTGAAGCTGTCTAGTTTTGTTTAGTTGGTGTTATGGGCATTCTTGCTACGGTAATGGAGTTTCCTTTGTTATGCTAACTATTTAGCGTCGTGATTTTTGTCAGTTACTCAACTTCTTTGACATATTACACTATGAGGTTAACTGGTCTATCCTCTGGTAAGCATGGTGTCACCCTATACCTCTGACAAGCAAATGGTATTTCTCTTCTTGCTGCAACTGTTAGTGCTCTGTAGAAATTCATTGCAACTGAGATTGAATTAACTAGCACTTGGCTGTTTACACAGGATACATTGCAAGCTCGAGCCAAAATAGCTCATTCGTAGTTAGATTAATGACACTTAAGATTTAAATACTTTTCCGTGAAATGAGGAGACTAGATATGTTCATTTCATCTGTGTTATTTATGTAGCTTAAAGATAGTCGTAGATGAGTGCAGATTAGCAGGAGCAGGATAATAGAATTGAAAAGGATGAGATGATAGCATATCAGTTGCATTTTTGGTTACAGTTAGATAGATGAAGAATATTTATACTGGGAATCTGCTTTTACTGTGGTCAGAATCTTACGAGAAATAATCCTTCCTTGCTTGAGCTATTTGGTTATACTCCCTCGTTCTCCGAAAAACATGCGACACTTTTGGTGGCACAGATTTAAGAAATGTTAGGTGAATGTTTGTGAGTGGAAAAGGGGTCCCGCTGTGTTGAGTGGAGTGTTGTCCAAAATTAGAAAGTGAATGTTTTTTGGAGACGTCCCAAAACGGCAAATTGCCCATGTTTTTcggagacggagggagtatttctttattatcttGTTTACTCTAGGACAATTTAGCTACTATCATCTATTATCATCCCAAGCTTGTCTATGCTAAATAATTTGCATGATAATTATGGTAAAGTATTCCTCTGCAGAAAATGAAAGTTACTTATGTTGGAGTTGAAGTGATTGACTTGAAGTCTGGAGATCTTCGATGGTGTTTGGACTTCAGAGATATGGATTCTCCAGCCATAATTCTTCTCTCTGAAGCTTATGGGAGGAAAAATGGTGATAGTGGTGGGTTTGTTCTATGTTCCCTATATGGACGAAAATCTAAAGCTTTTCAGGCATCTTCAGGGACTTCAAATGCGGCGATTATATCGAGTTTGGTATGCCAAAAATGTTTTCCTGACATTGTCATATTTTAGCCTCATATGTTAATCCAATAACATTGTGAGAACGCTATATCTATTGGCTCTATAAAGGCGTGTAAAGCTGCGAACAGTTCTCTTATTTTAAGCTAATTTTCTTCCAACACTCTTTTCCAGACTAAAACTGCAAATTCCATGGTCGGGGTTTCATTAGTTGTCGATAGTTCTCAGTCACTTACCATCACAGAATATGTGAAGCTAAGGGGTAAGCTTTAACATGAAGTTGTATGTTTGGATATTCAGCAAATTGTGTCCTTATGTGATTTGCATGTCTTTTCTGATCTAACACACATAAAATGTAGATAATGAGGCTGTGGGGGCCCAAGAAACTCCTCTTGGTGGTTGGTCTGTTACAAGGTTGCGAACTGCTGCACATGGGATGCTACATTCTTCTGGTTTAAGCCTGGCAATTGGACCAAAAGGGGGACTTGGGGACTCAGGTGATGCTGTCTCACGTCAACTTATTCTCACGAAGGCTTCACTTGTTGAAAGACGGCCGGAAAACTATGAAGTAAGTTTGTCTTTATGAATGCATATGCTTAGGATGAATGCTCTGAGCTTTCATATGTTATTTTTCAAGAAGGCCTTCCTATCACTGTAGAGAGGTGCCTACATTACCCTAAGAGAATGGTAACTTTTCACATTTGATTGTTAGGTTTCTCATAAGCATTtcatatcaaaataaaaaaattgttgatgTAAAAATTGGTGACAGTCTCTCCCTTGCAGCCAGCTTTGATTTCAGTTGTGATCAAGAAATCCTACCTACCACTGTAGGGAGGTGCCTAACCCTAAGAAAATAAATGCTGCACACATCTGTATATTGGTCTTCCCAAATGTAGTTCATATGAAAAGAAATACCTGTATTCATTAACAGGTGACAGAGGTTTCTTCCCTGTTCAACTTTGGTTGCTCACATAATCGACATCGTCCCCTTATGTTTAACTACTTATAAATTAGGATTCTCTTGCGCCACTCCTGCTTAATCAATCTGGTTTCACACCTTTTTTCTATAACAACCTCCTCTTGAACTGGAGATATATTGTTTGGGGCCTTTGGCCTGACTTCGAGGTGATGTTTAATGACCACCTCATCTAGAATCTCAAGTTTGAAGGAGAaccattaatatatttttttaaaattccaaCTATGtcatattattatttgtttagCTCATAGCTAGGATTATGAGAGCTAACTGTGACCAAATATGCATGAATCTTTCATATTGCATGTCTAGTTGTAAATGTGGAACAGATTGGTAGTGCAGTCCTGGAGATCCCAATTTCCGTGGAGCTGTGTACAGCTAGTGTCTTTTTTCATATGATACTGATTTATTCTGATTGTAATAATGCTTTGTCATGCTCTGGACAAATATTTCAAATGATTCGTAAAGATTGAGTGGCAACATTTTCATTCAATGGGTGCAGGCTGTAATTGTTAGGCCCTTATCTTCAGTTAGTGCTCTTGTTCGATTTTCTGAGGAGCCACAGATGTTTGCCGTGGAATTTAATGATGGATGTCCCATTCATGTGAGTCCATTTGGTTTACTTGTGTATTATTGTAAGTCTCCAAAAGTCTGGGTTTTAACGAAAAGGTTTTGGAAGATTGATTCTTATATATTATAATGATTTCAGGTATATGCTAGCACCTCTCGTGATAGCTTACTCGCAGCAGTTCTGGATGTTTTGCAAACTGAAGTAAGTGAAATTTGGCCTGCTTTGTTTTTTCCCCACCTTTTCCTAGTTTTTTACTGTGCTAAACACCCAACACAATTGTTTCATTTCATTTTCACTcaaaatacccatttaaaaacaaaaacttAAAAAAGTTTAGCCCTAAATCACCAATCACAATCCCGTATGATTACAGTGGGTCCCACGACTTGGATAATGTTCTTTTCAAACTAACCGCTAATTTAAAGTATATAAAAAATACCACCAACCGAACATGTTTCACTGCCAAACCTATAACTCCAAAAGATCACAATCATCCATCCAATCATATTTATAATGCAAATGCATTTTACAAGAATCAATAGAACCTTCTATTATGTAATAGAAATACTAGATGCTTGAAATTGAAACTAAACTGAAACCAAATGATCCCTTTgttttttgggttaattaacTATCAATTAGAGATTTAGAGTTTGACTGATTCCGGATGCATGTCTACTGATTATGACTTGAAGTCAGTTTGACTACTGATGGGAATTGATTTTGCATAAGTAATTGTTATACTGTACACAATTTTCAGTACGCTTTGGCTTTGGCTTGCGCAGGGTCAATGTCCAGTGCCTATTTTGCCTAGGTTGACGATGCCTGGCCACCGGATCGATCCTCCTTGTGGCAGAGTTCATTTACTATTTCCCCAGCAGCCTCAACGCCCTGTTGCTGATATGGAATCTGCAACAATGCATTTAAAACACCTTGCAGCAGCTGCAAAAGATGCTGTGGCTGAAGGAGGCTCAATTCCTGGTTCAAGAGCTAAATTGTGGAGGAGGATAAGGGAGTTTAATGCATGCATTCCATTTAGTGGAGTTCCCCCTACTGTTGAAGTACCTGAGGTGACTCTGATGGCCTTGATCACATTGCTTCCTGCTGCTCCAAATCTTCCTCCAGAGTCCCTACCCTTGCCACCACCTTCGCCTAAAGCAGCTGCTACTGTAATTGGTTTCATTGGATGCTTACGCAGGTTGCTCTCTTCAAAAAATGCCGCATCACATGTGATGTCGTTTCCTGCTGCTGTTGGACGAATCATGGGCCTGCTTAGAAATGGTTCTGAGGGAGTAGCGGCTGAATCAATAGGGCTTATTGCTATGCTTATTGGTGGTGGTCCAGGGGATACAACTATGTTATCAGACACAAAGGGAGAACAACATGCAACAATAATGCATACGAAATCTGTACTATTTGCTGAACAGAGTAACCTGAATATTCTTGTTAACAGATTAAAACCTACCTCTGTTTCACCATTATTATCAATGACCGTTGTTGAAGTTCTTGAAGCTATGATATGCGAGCCACACTGTGAAACTACCCAGTACACAGTGTTTGTTGAATTACTGCGCCTTGTAGCTGGGTTGCGTCGTCGATTGTTTGCGTTATTTGGGCATCCTGCAGAAAGTGTACGAGAAACTGTAGCTGTAGTTATGCGTTCAATAGCGGAAGAAgatgctgttgctgctgaatcAATGAGGGATGCTGCTTTACGTGATGGTGCATTACTGCGGCATCTATTACATGCGTTCTACCTTCCTGCTGGTGAAAGACGTGATGTCAGCCGACAACTTGTTGCTCTGTGGGCAGATTCTTATCAACCTGCCCTTGAATTGTTGTCTAGAGTTCTACCGCCTGGGCTGGTTGCGTATTTGCACACAAGATCAAATGGAACAGCAGATGAAGATATCTCCAATCAGGAACTTTCCTTGATGAGTAGAAGACAGCGGCGTTTACTGCAACGAAGAAGAAATCGTCCAGTTGGAATCCCGTCTCAAGGCCCGAGCATGCCTTCTGTTAATGATACTGAAGGCACCGAACAAGTACGGCAGACAAATGGACATGCATTTAGAGGATTAGATGGATATCGAAACTTAGCAGATGATTCAACTAGTGGGTACATTCCATCTGTTCAGCCTTCACGGGTTCACCCTGGTGACAACTATGAGATTCGTGCTGCAGGGGTCCCTCAAAGTGATCATTCATCAGCCGTTGCTTCGTCTGATAATTATGCAGCACGTGACTCTGATATTGGTCCATCTAGCCCCCATAATTCAGGAATCCCTGCTCCTGCCCAGGTGGTTACAGAGAATGCACCTGTGGGGTGCGGAAGATTGCTATTAAACTGGCCTGGTTTCTGGAGAGCTTTTGGTCTTGACCACAATCGTGCTGACTTGATCTGGAATGAGCGTACTCGGCAGGAGTTGATGGAAGCTTTGCAGGCTGAGGTTCACAAATTAGATCTTGAGAAAGGAAGAACTGAAGATATTGTTCCTGGGGGTACATCCAAGGAAACTGTGAGTGGGCAAGAGACCATGCCTCAGATATCATGGAACTATGCGGAATTTGCTGTTCGGTACCCTAGCTTGGCTAAGGAAGTTTGTGTTGGTCAATATTATCTCCGTCTGCTGCTTGAGAGTGGAACTAGCGGTAGAGCTCAAGACTTTCCTCTGCGTGACCCAGTTGCATTTTTCAGAGCACTTTATCATCGGTTCCTCTGTGATGCGGACACTGGGCTGACGGTAGATGGCGCTGTTCCTGATGAAATGGGTTCATCCGATGATTGGTGTGATATGGGAAGATTAGATGGTTTTGGTGGAGGGGGTGGATCCTTAGTCAGGGAGCTCTGTGCAAGAGCGATGGCTATTGTATATGAGCAACATTATCACTCGGTAGGACCATTCGAAGGCACTGCACATGTTACAGTACTCTTGGATCGGACAAATGATAGAGCTCTGAGACACCGTCTTCTTCTCCTTTTGAAGGTAAGTCAGTGTACCACTCCAGTTCCTTTCTTTAACTACTGTAGAAATTGAAAATGTCAAACTCAAAATTCtggtaaaataaaaaatttaaattggaAAGAAATATACAGTAAAAATTTGGGTGTAGTATTTTACTTCCTGCTCATCTTATTGGAGTTGGCACCAAAAGAAAGTTGGGCTATTATGTGGTCGTATTTGCAATTCATTTACATACAATGATACAAGGACAAATGTAGTAAAAATTTGGGTGTAGTATTTTACTTCCTGCTCATCTTATTGGAGTTGGCACCAAAAGAACGTTGGGCTATTATGTGGTCGTATTTGCAATTCATTTACATACAAGGACAAATGTAGAATTGAAGGGTTAAAAGTTCAGCAATTTCGTATGATTTGAATGCACTATTACAGAGTCGATCAATCAGGAGTGAAACTACACGGTCATGGTTTTCTTACATTAACACCCAATTGAGTTAAAAAAGGGACTTATGGGAACCTGTCTCTAAATTGCCACATGAACTTTAAGTGGAGGTTAGGTGTAAGGTGTTTCTGCTATGATAGTCTGTAGCTGTTTAACAAGCAACAGCAGAAGGAGCTGAGTTACTAGGCAAGCCCGGAAGGTGGACGGATGCTATGAAATGGGTGGCTGGTGCAATACTTACTTGAAATAGCGAAGTTTGTAACTCACTTATGCTTGCTTAACTTTGCTACTTTTAACTTTCATGAAGGATTAGACCTTTTGAATTTGCATAAGGGATGATGTTGTGTGAATAGTGATTATGATTATGATTCTGCTCTGCACCCAAGGTGACTACTACAATGTCACACCAACTCATATAGGAATATGTTGCACAAATTTCATTTCTATATTTAGTTTCTCATTTTAACCTTAAAATTTTGATGCCAACCTATTTATCTTTCTTGTTAGCCATTGACCTGTCACACCAACCGTTGTCATCAAAACTTTTAATATCTGGACATCTTGATGCTAATTCCACTTCTGCTACTTGTTCAGGTTTTGATGAAAGTTCTGTCAAATGTGGAGGCATGTGTTTTGGTTGGAGGATGTGTGCTTGCTGTTGATTTACTAACAGTTGTTCATGAAGCTTCAGAAAGGACTGCTATACCATTGCAGTCTAACTTAATTGCTGCTACTGCTTTCATGGAACCGATGAAAGAATGGATGTTCACCGACAAGAACAATACCCAAGTTGGGCCCGTTGAGAAGGACACTGTTAGAAGGTTTTGGTCAAAAAATGAAATTGACTGGACGACCAGATGCTGGGCATCTGGGATGCCTGACTGGAAGAGACTAAGAGACATCCGTGAGCTCAGGTGGGCAATGGCTGTTCGAGTTCCTGTGCTTACTCCAGTTCAGGTATAGCATTGTAGAGTATGGTGATGATGCAAAGTacattgttttttattttatttgaaaatcaGTATGACATCCTATTTAGTATCATTTCCCTCATAATTTAATGAATTCTTTAGATGAACTGGGCTCTATTGCCTGTGTTGGTTCTAGGTTCAGTCTACAGCGAGCAGTCTAGATTAGAACTTAAGAAGTACCTGCATTAAAGTCATGGATGTTAGTCAATACATGTTAGTATTAGATACAGAAGATTTCtgtatatattttgaaaaaatttagCAAATAAAGAGATAGTTTAACCATTGTCTGCACTT
This window encodes:
- the LOC131009217 gene encoding uncharacterized protein LOC131009217, whose translation is MQDYFYENPTYGPIFLRRRLRMQKELFLCIVDAVQGEDGYFRMSHDAADRNSLTPLQKCTLAIRQLVTGVSADTFDEYLKVVDTTRHICLKKLCRAVIRAYDAEYL
- the LOC130988839 gene encoding dnaJ homolog subfamily C GRV2 isoform X2, which gives rise to MDFVSRHAGAPSDHQPPTPSASSAAPPEEPEYLGRYTVVKHSWRGRYKRILCISNHSIITLDPGTLSVTNSYDVGSDFEGANPIIGRDESSSEFNISVRTDGRGKFKAMKFSSKYRASILTELQRIRGNRVAAVGEFPVLHLRRRTSEWIPLKMKVTYVGVEVIDLKSGDLRWCLDFRDMDSPAIILLSEAYGRKNGDSGGFVLCSLYGRKSKAFQASSGTSNAAIISSLTKTANSMVGVSLVVDSSQSLTITEYVKLRDNEAVGAQETPLGGWSVTRLRTAAHGMLHSSGLSLAIGPKGGLGDSGDAVSRQLILTKASLVERRPENYEAVIVRPLSSVSALVRFSEEPQMFAVEFNDGCPIHVYASTSRDSLLAAVLDVLQTEGQCPVPILPRLTMPGHRIDPPCGRVHLLFPQQPQRPVADMESATMHLKHLAAAAKDAVAEGGSIPGSRAKLWRRIREFNACIPFSGVPPTVEVPEVTLMALITLLPAAPNLPPESLPLPPPSPKAAATVIGFIGCLRRLLSSKNAASHVMSFPAAVGRIMGLLRNGSEGVAAESIGLIAMLIGGGPGDTTMLSDTKGEQHATIMHTKSVLFAEQSNLNILVNRLKPTSVSPLLSMTVVEVLEAMICEPHCETTQYTVFVELLRLVAGLRRRLFALFGHPAESVRETVAVVMRSIAEEDAVAAESMRDAALRDGALLRHLLHAFYLPAGERRDVSRQLVALWADSYQPALELLSRVLPPGLVAYLHTRSNGTADEDISNQELSLMSRRQRRLLQRRRNRPVGIPSQGPSMPSVNDTEGTEQVRQTNGHAFRGLDGYRNLADDSTSGYIPSVQPSRVHPGDNYEIRAAGVPQSDHSSAVASSDNYAARDSDIGPSSPHNSGIPAPAQVVTENAPVGCGRLLLNWPGFWRAFGLDHNRADLIWNERTRQELMEALQAEVHKLDLEKGRTEDIVPGGTSKETVSGQETMPQISWNYAEFAVRYPSLAKEVCVGQYYLRLLLESGTSGRAQDFPLRDPVAFFRALYHRFLCDADTGLTVDGAVPDEMGSSDDWCDMGRLDGFGGGGGSLVRELCARAMAIVYEQHYHSVGPFEGTAHVTVLLDRTNDRALRHRLLLLLKVLMKVLSNVEACVLVGGCVLAVDLLTVVHEASERTAIPLQSNLIAATAFMEPMKEWMFTDKNNTQVGPVEKDTVRRFWSKNEIDWTTRCWASGMPDWKRLRDIRELRWAMAVRVPVLTPVQVSEVALSILHSMVAAHSDIDDAGEIVTPTPRVKRILSSPRCLPHIAQAMLSGEPTIVEAAAALLKAIVTRNPKAMIRLYSTGAFYFALAYPGSNLHSIAQLFSMTHVHQAFHGGEEAAVSSSLPLAKRSVLGGLLPESLLYVLERSGPVAFAAAMVSDSDTPEIIWTHKMRAENLICQVLQHLGDFPQKLSQHCHSLYDYAPMPPVTYPELKDEMWCHRYYLRNLCDEIRFPNWPIVEHVEFLQSLLVMWREELTRRPMELSEEEACRILEISIEEVSRDDAPRKRGFGSLEEDISKQIENIDEEKLKRQYRKLAMKYHPDKNPEGREKFLAVQRAYECLQATMQGLQGPQAWRLLLLLKGQCILYRRYGTVLMPFKYAGYPMLLNAITVDKDDTNFLSSDRAPLLIAASELVWLTCASSSLNGEELVRDGGIPLLATLLSRCMCVVQPTTPASEPSATIVANIMQTFSVTSQFESARIEMLELSGLVDDIVHCTELELVPAAVDAALQTIAHVSISSEFQTALLKAGALWYLIPLLLQYDSTAGESDKTDAHGVGTSVQIAKNLHAVQASNALSRLSGLGSSDSLAPYNEAAADALKALLTPKLASMLKDNSPKDLLSILNSNLESPEIIWNSSTRAELLNFVEEQSASLRQDGSCELKDSHSFLYEAISKELYIGNVYLRVYNDQPDSEITEPERFCLALVDYISHLVHNNAPAANSQINGDVTTESSGVHPSSDDSSAYVDGKPTDKEETELIKNLQFGLISLQHLLTRNPNLASVVSSKEKLKPLFECFSLPAASTSNIPQLCLVVLSRLTTYAPCLEAMVADTSSLLTLLQMLHSSPSCREGALHVLYALASTPELAWAAAKHGGVVFILEVLLPIKEILCRRDPVAAKSGSSFITRKACWPDNAWAQSCNSPG